A single window of Plasmodium vivax scf_4763 genomic scaffold, whole genome shotgun sequence DNA harbors:
- a CDS encoding variable surface protein Vir22, putative (encoded by transcript PVX_009595A), producing MEETTEDNYSDLFLKDSFNYGLYKNLTRNDINYEDNRYCSNNKRKFKGNREIYNLCNMYAKNLKQLSTIMEEEKDSKQHCRYLTFWLNDNISNIFKTHQVPKEDHNKIIQGFSSVSHLVNGGLSKPHCDYYYDKGITMEIWKKWKDLYDYIINRNHIQKVINTSKDLCEKYSTYYSYIKEIYSDYEKECCIKQYGNCPEYLDFREWCNDDNVLNKLSCAHSHHDDATPVKSPEDVAGEEQVAEEASEGNKEDKGQQAQSQGIGGEALSVGSEGGLFLTEIDVRGGHLDTEVTESLGNKQFGTEDNNGESSNYNASNHVRTITYTSLGLVLPLATLYRFTPLGSWVNTKILGKNKLMENMRNNNYELLLNDIRNSEMSLNDTTYSISYNSAAK from the exons ATGGAAGAAACTACTGAAGATAATTATTCG gatttatttttaaaagattcaTTTAATTACGGATTATATAAGAACCTTACTAGAAATGACATTAATTATGAAGATAATCGTTATTGCagtaataataaaaggaaatttaAGGGAAACAGAGAGATTTATAATCTGTGTAAtatgtatgcaaaaaatttaaaacaattATCAACAATtatggaagaagaaaaagatagCAAACAACACTGCAgatatttaacattttggttaaatgataatataagtaatatttttaaaactcaTCAAGTTCCTAAGGAAGatcataataaaattattcaagGATTTTCATCCGTATCACACTTGGTAAATGGAGGTTTATCTAAACCTCATTgtgattattattatgataaagGGATAACCATggaaatatggaaaaaatggaaagatttatatgattatattataaataggAATCATATTCAAAAAGTAATTAATACAAGTAAGGATTTATGCGAAAAATATTCAACGTACTACAGttatattaaagaaatatatagtgATTATGAAAAAGAGTGTTGTATTAAACAGTATGGTAATTGTCCTGAATATCTTGATTTTCGTGAATGGTGCAATGATGataatgttttaaataaattatcatgTGCTCATTCTCACCATGATGATGCAACTCCTGTAAAATCTCCTGAAGATGTAGCGGGGGAGGAACAAGTGGCAGAAGAAGCATCAGAGGGAAACAAAGAAGATAAAGGACAACAAGCACAAAGTCAAGGTATAGGAGGTGAAGCACTATCAGTAGGAAGTGAAGGAGGGCTATTTTTAACTGAAATTGATGTAAGAGGAGGACATCTAGACACTGAAGTAACAGAATCTTTAGGTAACAAACAATTTGGTACTGAAGATAACAATGGAGAATCTAGTAATTATAATGCATCTAACCATGTTAGAACGATTACATATACTTCTTTAGGATTGGTTTTACCTCTAGCAACTTTATATaga TTCACCCCCTTAGGATCATGggtaaatacaaaaatactcgggaaaaataaattaatggAAAATATGAGAAATAACAATTACGAATTACTTTTAAATGACATCCGAAATAGTGAGATGAGTTTAAACGACACGACGTATAGCATAAGTTATAATTCTGcagcaaaataa